The following DNA comes from Cytophagales bacterium.
TTCGATGTAAAACAGGTATTCAGGCTTCTTATTCGCATCGAAGATCACTTCTCCTTCATTGACGTGTCGCCGTTCCAGAATGGGCTTGAGGCTTAGCAGTTCATCTTCGGTCAAGTTTTTGAATACCCTGGAATTCGCCAGAAGTTGCAGCATTAGGTCCATGAATGCAAGATAAATGCTTTTCTTACCGGAAGTAGAAGTCCGGTCAATGAACTGAAAAAAACCATCATCAACAATACTCCAGCCTCTATCATGAACATGAAATTCAGAAAAGTGACTTGGAAATAGTTTCCTGAAGGGCTAAATCGGAACGATATCACCAATATTCCTTGATCCGGGAAATCTTACCATCCCTAAATTCGAACAGGGCCATCTGGGGTGTTTCATCGCCTTCCCTGGTAACAAAAATCTTCTCCGTAACGACCGCATTTAATCCGGCAATCCTCCTCAATACTTTGACATCAGTGACACTACCATCATATCCACCATTTTTCTGATTCCTGACATATCCATTGTACAAATCCTGACGACTGTACGTACCACCATACTTAGGATGGACATATTCAAAATCATCCGTAAATAAGGAAAAGACCTTGTCGATATCCGCGACGGTAGAACCTACCTGAAAGACCTTGACATTTAGCTGGTAGTATTCATCGATTATCGTATTCAATGAGTCCTTATGTTGGGGAGTAGCTTCTTGTGCCCTGGTTGCACTGCAAACCATTAGACCCGCCAGAGAGAGTAAGATTGCGTTGAGATTCATGATTGATTTCGACCTTCAAAAAAATTACTTACGTAAGATGTAGCAATAGGTAAGGATTTAGAAGGGCCAAGCCTCCCCTACTGACAAAAAGCCTGCACTTCCTGACATAAGCTATTATCAGGTTTGCGAACCTACACTTCAAACCCTAGTAATCTGATCGCTTAAGTGATCAGGTTACTGACAGATATCAGTTCTGCTCACCACTTATCTCAGTCTCAGAAGCTTCCATGCACGAGACCTTTGTCCTGGCTAAAAATTCACAGTCATGAAGGTTTATGTCTACCTACTGACCTTATTTTTCTTAAGTCTTTTTTGTCCCATTCAGGGTCAGTCCCAATCTGAACCCATGATTTGGCTTCATTTCTCCGAAAAAGTCAATTTCACGCCGAGATTATCAGGTCTGGCTCTGTTCCAAAAAAGGTATTTTCTTGATCGTCACAATACCTATCAGGATCTGTTTTGGGCCAGTGGAGGATATCAGTTGAAAAACATTCAATTCGGCGGAGGTATGATGTTTATCACCACACATAAACTCCTGACTTCCGTTTACAAATCAATTCCGGAACATCGGCCTTTTCAGTACTTGAGTTATACCAGCGCGATACCCGAAACACGTTGGCGATTTCAAATTCGAGCGATGGTCGAAGAAAGATTCCTAAGCAAGGTCATGGAAAACGAAATAGCTACTGCCGAAGCATTCCAACTACGGTACCGGCTTAGGAGTAATCTCATGTTTGATTTTGCGCGCAATGCCCAATTCAAGTTGAGCAATGAATGGCTCTGTACACATGAATTGGACCTTACACAGAACCGTGCCTTTGCTGAAGTCGCTTATGCTTTTAAGACCCTGCAGGTTAGTACAGGTTATATGAATTGGTATATCAAAGGGATCAACAAGCCCTGGCGACATATATGGCTATTGAGAGTTGATCATAAGATCAGATGGCAGGAGCTAGCCCAAAACCTGAGGGTTTTTGATCAAATCCATCCACAATCGATGATTGATTAGAACATAATGCCAAGCAGTTTTAGTCAGTTCTGACCCTGGTAATTTGCTACTGCTTTGAACCATTCTCCATTCTCTATCTTTGTTGGCTAATTTCAACAGACCTATTTCTATGAATTCTCGATTGACCTATCTGATCATTGCCTTTGCATTTTTTTTCCTTGGCTGCAGCTCCGATCCAAACAAAAACTTGCGAGAATCACTGACCTTATATGCCTCGTTTGATCAGGCGGAAGCAGATTTTGCCATGGGCGATAAAGCATTGTATGCCGCAGCTTCGCGAAGATCAATGGACAGCACTACGCAGCAAGGCCTTGCAACCGGAGTTCATGAACTGGAAGCAGGTGGAAAATGGGGCAATGCCCTGAGATTCATCAAAAGAGACGATGCCGTCTTGTTTTTCAAAAGTGCCCAAAACATCAATCATACTCCTCAAAACTGGTCCGGCACGATATCCTTCTGGCTCAAAGTAAGCCCTGAAACGGAGCTGGCTCCCGGTTTTACCGATCCCATTCAAATCACTGATACGCGATATGATGACGCATCCATATGGGTCGACTTTACCAGAGAAAGCCCCCGGGTTTTTCGATTGGGCATCCTCGGCGACCGCACTTCCTGGCATCAGGATACAGTACGCACCTCGGCAAGAGCGGAATATGAAAGAAGATTGATTCCCGTTGCGACCCCTCCGTTTGATAACAGTACATGGACCCATGTTGTGATTCTGTACAAGGATCTAGGAACCCCAATGGCCACATACGAACTCTTTTTGGATGGAAATACAATGGGCAAAAGAGAAGGCATTGACGATCCGTTCAACTGGGAACCTGAAAAATCGAATATCTATCTTGGATTAGGTTTTGTCGGTCGAATGGATGAACTGGCCATTTTCAATCGACCTCTTTCGAATGAAGAAATCATTCAATTGAATCAAATGAATGAGCCATTTAAGTTTTAGCCAGTTCACAAATGGAACGAATATCTACAGAAAGCTATTAAGGGGGTTTGCGTTAATATCATGAGTATGTAAATGTGCGCTTACTCATATCTGATCAAGGAAGTAGCTTCTTCCAGAAAATCACCTTATCATCACCCTCCGTCCAGAAATCACGTATCGTGGCCTCCAGGTTGTAACCCAATTTCAAATAAAACTTTCTGGTCAATTCAAATTCATCGGTACCTGAAGTCTCTACGATCAACAAACGAATGGATTGCTCTTTCAGGATTCGCTCGATATAGTTCATCATTTCAATACCAATCCCCTGGCCCTGTCGCTCTTTTAACACGCCGATGGCCAGCAGATTATACGTTCCTTCGGTGAACTTTTCTGGGGTGCAGTAGCCAATCGCCACAATCTCGCCGTTCTGCTTTTTGGTAAACCAAATATCATCCGTGGCTTCGTTCGTAAGGTAATCCGACATCATTCCCTCCAGATATTCCGATGGAAAGAGACCACTGGAATCTACCACAGTTTTCAACTGTTTGATGTCTTGTTTTTCTACTTTTCTAATTGCCATTACTTCCGTATTTGTCGGCAATTTAGGTGACTGGCTGCTCCTAAAGTTGTACGGTTCTGCTATTGTAAGCTTTCACAGGGTTAACCCCTAACATGGTTTTAAATGCTCTGCTGAAGTGTGGCTGATCATAGAATCCGCTTTTGATCAGAGAAGCAAATAAATCCTCTTCTGTATCGAGGTGTGCTGCGATCGTATTCCGGAGCTTGCACCACAATAAATACTTCTTCAGAGAAATGCCTGTGTTTTCTTTGAACAGGTGTGAAATCCTGCTGGCTGAGAGATGTACCAAATCGGTCAATTCATTCAGCATCACATCATAGGACACGGCTTGTTGCCGTAGGTAAATCAAAACCTTTCGCACTCGTTCGTCATAGGCCGACATTGATTCAACTGCCGCTAACCGGGCCTTGAGTGCATGAAAATCATTGTGTGAAGATTGATCTTTCATTGACAAGAAGACACCATCCTTCAGGGTAATATCAAGTGTAGACAAGACCCGCTTAGCATGCATTTCACGGTGCTCAATCATGGTTACTTGCACGTTGCTTCCAGGGGCCAAAACACGATGTAAGACATTGGCATCTATGACTAACAGAGAAACATGATCATAGGTAGTATGGCCATTCGAAAACTGCATATTTCCTGATGCATCAAACAATACCTCGATTGCCGGGTGGCTATGCAACTCCGTCTCCAATCCTTCAAATTGGAATTCATACACGCCTCGGGCAGGGTCGAATTGATGAACAATCATTAGGTAAGTATACCCAAAATGCACCAATGTGCTGCGAAAAGTCTGTTGTCCTACTGACAAAAGTCAAGTAGTCAAATTAGCAATACCACTAACATTGAGTTTAGCAAATTCAAATGGTAATCACATGGACAAGTATACAAAAAACAATGATAAAGTCGCAGTAGTGGGATTAGACTTGAGTGAAATGGACGACCGTGTTCTTGAATACGTCCATAAGTTCAACCAATCCTTTCCATTCGAGAAAATCATTTTTGCACATATATCGAAAGAGCAGGACCTGCCAAACGAAATTTTGTCCGAATACCCATCACTGGCTTCACCATTAGATGAGGGGATTACTATTGGACTTGAACAAAAAATCGCACCGCTTTTTGAAGGTTCAGCAACGCAATATGGCATCATCGTTAAACACGGATCGCCGTTAGAAAGCTTTCTGAAAATATCTAAAGAAAATGACGCAGATCTTGTGATCCTGGGCAGAAAAAAAAGCCTGGATGGCTCTGGATTATTGTCCGGACATATTGTTCGGAAGAGTCCAGCTTCTATCCTATTTGTTACTGAAACATTTAAGCCTGCTATCAAAGATATCCTGCTACCAGTCGACTTTTCCAGGCACTCCACTATCGTTTATGACCTGGCTCAAAAACTTCAAAGCGAGGGTCAGGCTCAAATCAGGTTTTCTCATTTGTACAGTGTCCCACTTGGCTATTACAAAACAGGAAAGTCATATAAGGAATTTGTCGAAATCATGAAGACGAATGCCTCCAGGGACTTTTCCCGTTTCATGGAAGTTAATAACATTAATCCTTCAACAACGTGTGACTACCTGCTCGCGGATAAAGGACCTAAGGCGCAGTTGATTTACCACCATGCTCTTGAGACCGGGGCTGATTTGATATTGATCGGTTCACGAGGACGAACCGCAACTTCTGCTTTGCTCATTGGTTCAGTGGTAGAAAAACTACTTCAAATTGATGACGAAATTCCCATTCTGGTGGTCAAAGACAAAGGAGAGAACATGGGCTTCTTCGAAGCGCTTATGAGGATTTGAACTTCATATTATTAAGTATATAATTGGTTTGAGACGAAAAAAATAAACCAAGCCGACATATGCTTGTTCCTTTAATATCAATCAAATCGAAAAATAAGAGGGTTTTAGGTAATTTTCTCCTCCACTAAAAAGTACTAACCCAAAAAGCAAGAATAGACCTATGAATAACCCCACCTTTAAGGCCTGGCGTGTCACGGAAGATGCCTCCGGTAAATTTCACCGAGCCATCACAGACAGAACATTGGAAGACCTCCCGGAAGGAGAAGTTACTATCAAAGTCCACTATGCCGCGCTCAACTACAAGGATGCATTATCCTTCTCTGGCAATAAAGGGGTCACCAGAAAATATCCACACACACCCGGAATTGATGGTTCAGGAACGGTAGTTGCAAGCAGTTCCAGTGATTTCAAAGAGGGAGATGAAGTCATGGTGACCAGCTATGACCTGGGCATGAATACTGATGGCGCATTTGCGGAATACATCCGGGTACCAGCCGAATGGGTTATCCCATTACCTAAAAGCATGACCTTGCAGGAAAGCATGATCATCGGAACTGCAGGACTCACCGTAGGAATAGGACTTTATAAAATGGAAAAAATGGGGCAAACTCCTTCCATGGGTCCGATCGTGATCAGCGGAGCCACAGGTGGTGTAGGCAGTATGGCCGTAGGCATTCTGGCTAAAGCGGGTTATGAAGTCATTGCCTCATCTGGTAAATCCGAAATGGCCGATTATCTCAAAAGCCTGGGAGCTAATCAGATCGTCGATCGGGAATTCATCAATGATGATTCCAACCGACCGCTCATGAAACCCCAATGGTCAGGAGCCATAGATACTGTGGGTGGAAATACCCTCGCGACATTAATCAAGGGCTGTAAGAGAGAAGGAAGTATCGCTGCTTGCGGATTAGTCAGCTCGCCGGTTTTACCTACTACGGTCTTCCCATTCATTCTCAATGGCGTCAATTTGATCGGCATAGATTCGGCCACATTCGCAAAAGAAGACCGACTGCAAGTTTGGGAAAAGCTTGGAAGTGACTGGCGTCTGCCAGACATGCAAAGTCTAACGACTGTTTGTTCCATGTCGGAGTTGGAGCCCCACATCGATGGTATGCTACAGGGAGGTTCCAAAGGTCGGGTGATCGTAGACATGATTGCCTGAGCTATGCCCAATTATCAAATGCATTATCAGGAAAGTCTGGACAATCCCGAAAAGTTTTGGATGGAACAAAGTCGGTCCATCGATTGGTTTGTTCCACCTCCTGAGGGTCTTAGTCAGGATGAAAATGGATTTTATCGCTGGTTCAAAGGCGGTAAACTCAATACCAGCTACCTCGCACTTGACCATCATGTCAAAAACGGCAGAGGAGATCAGCCGGCAATCATCTACGAATCTCCGGTAAGCTTTACGAGCCAGACCTACACTTACAAAGAAGTACTGGAAGAAACTGCCCTGCTGGCAGGTGTGCTAGAAGCACAAGGTGTCACAAAAGGAGATACAGTCATCATCTACATGCCTATGATCCCACAAGTCGTGTTTGCCATGTTGGCGTGTGCCCGGATCGGCGCAATCCATTCGGTGGTTTTCGGTGGTTTTGCAGCAAGGGAATTGGCTATCCGTATTGATGATGCGCGACCAAAAATACTCTTGACTGCCAGTGGCGGCATTGAGGTTAAGCGCGTGATCCAGTACAAACCACTGGTTGATGAGGCCATTGAATTAGCCGAGCATCAGGTCAATCAAGTATTGGTATGGCAGCGACCTTTTGTTACGGCAGGCATGACAGAAGGACGCGATCTCGATTGGCGTCAGCTATTAAAAACTGCAACACCAAGTGAACCCCTACCACTCGACGCTACCGATCCATTGTACATCTTGTATACCTCTGGCACGACGGGTAAACCCAAAGGTATCATTCGGGACAATGGTGGTCATGCCGTGGCCTTGAAATACAGCATGCAACATCTCTACCATGTGGGACCAGGGGAAGTGTACTGGGCTGCATCAGACGTGGGTTGGGTAGTCGGGCATTCCTACATTGTGTACGCCCCATTGATCCAGGGTTGTAGCACGGTGCTATTTGAAGGGAAACCAGTTTTCACCCCGGATGCAGGCACTTTCTGGCAACTGATCCAAAAACATCATGTAAGTATCCTGTTTACTGCTCCCACCGGCATCCGAGCCATCAAGAAAGAAGACCCTGAGGGTAAAAAACACCAAAGGCACGATACCTCATGCCTAAGAAATGTATTTCTGGCGGGAGAACGATGTGATGTTTCTACCTACGAATGGCTTAAAGCATTAATAGGTGTTGAAGTGATAGATCACTGGTGGCAAAGTGAATCCGGCTGGCCCATGATCTGTAACCCGCTAGGCTATGAAGCCGTCCCAGTAAAGCCCGGGTCTTCTTCGCTACCTGTCTGTGGGTATGACATCCAAATTCTGGATGAAAGTGGCAACGCTTTACCGGCCAATAAAGAAGGAGCAGTGGCCATCAAACTTCCCTTGCCCCCAGGGTGTTTACCGACCCTATGGCAAAACAACGAACGTTTCCAAGCCTCCTATTTGTCTCACTATGAAGGGTATTACCTGGCTGGTGATGGTGGCTATAAGGACGAAGACGGATACATTTTCATCACAGGTCGTATCGATGACGTGATCAATGTAGCCGGGCATCGTTTATCCACTTCCGACATTGAGGAAGTTGTTTCAGGACATGAAGCCGTAGCAGAGTGTGCCGTTATCGGAATCGCCGACCCGCTCAAAGGTCAAGTTCCCGTTGGGTTTATCGTACTGAAAGGCGGCATCCGAATCGATTCGGAAACCCTGGAAAAAGAACTGATCAGAAAGGTGCGCAAAGAAGTGGGGCCTGTGGCTAGTTTCAAACGTGCCGGCATCACCAAACGGCTACCGAAAACACGCTCAGGGAAAATCCTTAGGTCCACCATGCGGGCCATTGCTGATGGCAAACCCTATCATGAACCTTCCACCATAGAGGACCCGAAAGTTCTGGATGAGTTGAAAGTGCTGATGGAAAAAGAAGAAATTGGCGTAGCGTATACCCAGGAAATTTAATAAGACCAACAAACTAAAAAAAGCTGGTCATACTGAGCTCATCGAAGTAAGATGAGCTTTTTTATATAAGAGCTATTCTTATTTAACTATTGTAAATATGCTGGTGAGCACCTCTTTTCTCACGATTGACTCATGGTCCTCCCCATCGAATATCTTTATTGACACATTACCTCCGATAGCTTTAAGTTCATCATAGTATTGCTGAGTCAGAAAAGAAGGGGCGACAACATCTTTATCTCCAACAAATAAGTGGATACTTCTATCCTGATCCAGTTCCGAAATGGCATCAAGAGGAGATAGTCCGGGCATCGGATTGAGCCATCCAGCATCGCCAGTCAGTTCATTCATAGATTTCCTCCAGGCATCTAAATTACAAGGACATGCCGCCAAGATTGACTGTTCCATGAGTTGAGGCTGGGATGCTGCTAATAGTGCCGTCAAGGCCGCTCCTCCCGAATGCCCCATTACGGTTGTCCTGGTAGCTTTGATTTCTTTTTTTACTTCCTTGATCACTGAACCAATGGCATTAACTACTTCCTCTGTATAGTTATCTCCATAAGTCAATCCTTTCGTACCACCCGATACATCTCCACATCCATCACCGTAACCTGGCCTTAACAATGCAACCGTGATCGCATTGGTGATTTTTGAGATATTTTTAGCGACGAAATATTGGTAAAACGGATCTCCGAATGGCGAATCTCCGTGTATAAAAACAACTAATTCAGTAGGTTCTTCAACTTTTTTGGGATAAACGAATAACGCCTTTTGTGGACCAAGAGCGGTTTCATACCACTTGATTTCCACGTTTTCCGGATGTGCATCACAGTACCATTTTGCCTCTTGAGAGGAACCTGACAGACAAATTGAAAAAGTGAGTAAAAGAAAAAAGTATTTCATCATTGTTGAGTCATCAAATCCTTAAGACGAATTTTCGCTTTGCGTGTTCTGAAAAATTGATCTTTTCGAAGCAGCATTCAACTGGATACAGAATTGGAATAGTGTTTGCTATATGGTCGGGACTATAAAACCGAAACCGATCATGAAATACTTCGCATTTTCCTTATTGATTTGCTTTTCTTTAGCCGTTTCAGCTCAAGAATTGAGTGGTTTTCCGAATGAGCATTCTTCCACGGATCCATCCATTAATTTCTTCGAATTGAATACCCCTCATTTTCCTTCAACTGAGATAAGTAAGATCAATTTAAAGATGCCTTCACTTTACGAGCAAGGACAATTCGGAACCGAAGATAATTGGTCAACCCCATCAGTAGATACCCGAGTATTCTGTCCTACAGGGGGCAATCCAATCAATGGCTTAATTGGAACTCAATCTGTTTTCAATTTTCAGCTATCAAAAACGCGGGTTACCACTATTTATACGTTTGATGTGATGGGCAACCTCGTGAATTCCGAAATCATTTTTGGAGGGAATTAGATGAAATAGGCGATCATCATATTTTGTTACCTACCTTAGAAGCCTCTTAAAGTCAACAGAAAATGAATAGAAGTGCCTACCCGAAACTGATCGCCCTTGCGTGTTTACTTTCTCTTGCAGCCTCATGTTCTAACCAAGAAAAGCAAAAGGCCACCACACCCGCTCAAAAAGAAGCTTCAATTGAAAATCCGAAAACTTCGGCATATGATCCCGGAGCAGAATGGCAATTGAGTTGGGCGGATGAATTTGATGGAACGGAACTCAATGAGGACGACTGGAATCGTCAGATAGTTGAGGCGGGACACTTTAATGAAGAGTGGCAACGCTATACCAACAGCACCAATAATGCCTATATTGACGAGGGTGTCCTTGTCATCAAAGCCATTCACGAAAGTGGAACACACGGATTGGATCAATATACTTCAGCAAGACTGAATACCGCGGGCAAACAATCCTGGAAATACGGAAAAATCGCTGCTCGCATGAAACTACCCTACGGACAAGGCATCTGGCCTGCCTTCTGGATGCTTGGCGCCAACATCAATGAGAACGGCGGCGATACACCCTGGCCACAGTGTGGTGAAATAGACATTTTTGAGTTATACGGATCGAAAAACGATGCGGAAGTGGAAGGCAACCTGCACTATGCCAATGCCAACAACAAACACACCATGATGGGTGCAAAAGGGTTTGAATTAGAAGAGGGCATCTTCGCAGATGATTTTCACATCTTCGAATTAGAGTGGACTGAGGAGAAAATGGTTTGGTTGGTTGACGGACATGCCTATCATTCTCAATCTATTACCGCTCCTGAATTGTCGGAATTTCATGAGCCGTTTTTCATCCTTCTCAATGTAGCAGTCGGCGGCACATATGCCGATTATCCAGATGTAACGAGTACATTCCCGCAAATGATGTATGTGGATTGGGTAAGGGTGTATCAGTAGGGTTCCTGCCTAGGCAGGCGGGCGAGAACCTCAGGGTTCGGGAATTATTTGAAGAATTTTCTGGGCGGGACGATGAACAGGGACAGCTTGGTGTAGGCAGCATCCTGAGATCTTAGGTCAATCAGTGCGTTTCTGGCTCGGTCTCCTGGATTAGCTACGAAATATTGCAAGTTCTTGTTGTAGCCTACATCCAATCCAAACCATAACCAATCGTGGATTTCATGTTCCCAAGACAGAGAAAATTGTAAGTCTACCCTTCTGAGCATCAAGTTGCGTTGATAAGTAGGAACAGCCTCGGTGAGGTTATATCTCCAGCCTCTGAGTTCCGAAGTTGCAATCAGAAAATTGCGATCATTTAAATTGTATCGCATCGAAACGGATTTGGGAAGCGTCAGGTTCATATTCCATCTGGGCGAAATATCCTTATTGACCAGAAACAAGGGATATACAGCGGTAATGCCCATCACGTGATTGACCACTACGCCTGCGCCAAACTCTGTAGTTTCGGAAGGCTTCCAACTGTAGGTTCCACTGATGAAATGTTTGGTTGTGTTTCGATTCCATTGAAACACATCGCTTTGTAACTCAGCACCGCCAATGATTCTGAATTGCTGATTATCACGAAAATTTTGCTGATAAAAAAAGCGAATGCCCGCACTAGTAAAACTACGTGAGTTCAAATGCTGAAAAAGATCATTATTTGCCGCCTGATCCTC
Coding sequences within:
- a CDS encoding nuclear transport factor 2 family protein, producing MNLNAILLSLAGLMVCSATRAQEATPQHKDSLNTIIDEYYQLNVKVFQVGSTVADIDKVFSLFTDDFEYVHPKYGGTYSRQDLYNGYVRNQKNGGYDGSVTDVKVLRRIAGLNAVVTEKIFVTREGDETPQMALFEFRDGKISRIKEYW
- a CDS encoding DUF2490 domain-containing protein, producing the protein MIWLHFSEKVNFTPRLSGLALFQKRYFLDRHNTYQDLFWASGGYQLKNIQFGGGMMFITTHKLLTSVYKSIPEHRPFQYLSYTSAIPETRWRFQIRAMVEERFLSKVMENEIATAEAFQLRYRLRSNLMFDFARNAQFKLSNEWLCTHELDLTQNRAFAEVAYAFKTLQVSTGYMNWYIKGINKPWRHIWLLRVDHKIRWQELAQNLRVFDQIHPQSMID
- a CDS encoding LamG-like jellyroll fold domain-containing protein, coding for MNSRLTYLIIAFAFFFLGCSSDPNKNLRESLTLYASFDQAEADFAMGDKALYAAASRRSMDSTTQQGLATGVHELEAGGKWGNALRFIKRDDAVLFFKSAQNINHTPQNWSGTISFWLKVSPETELAPGFTDPIQITDTRYDDASIWVDFTRESPRVFRLGILGDRTSWHQDTVRTSARAEYERRLIPVATPPFDNSTWTHVVILYKDLGTPMATYELFLDGNTMGKREGIDDPFNWEPEKSNIYLGLGFVGRMDELAIFNRPLSNEEIIQLNQMNEPFKF
- a CDS encoding GNAT family N-acetyltransferase, whose product is MAIRKVEKQDIKQLKTVVDSSGLFPSEYLEGMMSDYLTNEATDDIWFTKKQNGEIVAIGYCTPEKFTEGTYNLLAIGVLKERQGQGIGIEMMNYIERILKEQSIRLLIVETSGTDEFELTRKFYLKLGYNLEATIRDFWTEGDDKVIFWKKLLP
- a CDS encoding AraC family transcriptional regulator, whose product is MSVGQQTFRSTLVHFGYTYLMIVHQFDPARGVYEFQFEGLETELHSHPAIEVLFDASGNMQFSNGHTTYDHVSLLVIDANVLHRVLAPGSNVQVTMIEHREMHAKRVLSTLDITLKDGVFLSMKDQSSHNDFHALKARLAAVESMSAYDERVRKVLIYLRQQAVSYDVMLNELTDLVHLSASRISHLFKENTGISLKKYLLWCKLRNTIAAHLDTEEDLFASLIKSGFYDQPHFSRAFKTMLGVNPVKAYNSRTVQL
- a CDS encoding universal stress protein, with the translated sequence MDKYTKNNDKVAVVGLDLSEMDDRVLEYVHKFNQSFPFEKIIFAHISKEQDLPNEILSEYPSLASPLDEGITIGLEQKIAPLFEGSATQYGIIVKHGSPLESFLKISKENDADLVILGRKKSLDGSGLLSGHIVRKSPASILFVTETFKPAIKDILLPVDFSRHSTIVYDLAQKLQSEGQAQIRFSHLYSVPLGYYKTGKSYKEFVEIMKTNASRDFSRFMEVNNINPSTTCDYLLADKGPKAQLIYHHALETGADLILIGSRGRTATSALLIGSVVEKLLQIDDEIPILVVKDKGENMGFFEALMRI
- a CDS encoding YhdH/YhfP family quinone oxidoreductase, whose protein sequence is MNNPTFKAWRVTEDASGKFHRAITDRTLEDLPEGEVTIKVHYAALNYKDALSFSGNKGVTRKYPHTPGIDGSGTVVASSSSDFKEGDEVMVTSYDLGMNTDGAFAEYIRVPAEWVIPLPKSMTLQESMIIGTAGLTVGIGLYKMEKMGQTPSMGPIVISGATGGVGSMAVGILAKAGYEVIASSGKSEMADYLKSLGANQIVDREFINDDSNRPLMKPQWSGAIDTVGGNTLATLIKGCKREGSIAACGLVSSPVLPTTVFPFILNGVNLIGIDSATFAKEDRLQVWEKLGSDWRLPDMQSLTTVCSMSELEPHIDGMLQGGSKGRVIVDMIA
- a CDS encoding propionyl-CoA synthetase, which produces MPNYQMHYQESLDNPEKFWMEQSRSIDWFVPPPEGLSQDENGFYRWFKGGKLNTSYLALDHHVKNGRGDQPAIIYESPVSFTSQTYTYKEVLEETALLAGVLEAQGVTKGDTVIIYMPMIPQVVFAMLACARIGAIHSVVFGGFAARELAIRIDDARPKILLTASGGIEVKRVIQYKPLVDEAIELAEHQVNQVLVWQRPFVTAGMTEGRDLDWRQLLKTATPSEPLPLDATDPLYILYTSGTTGKPKGIIRDNGGHAVALKYSMQHLYHVGPGEVYWAASDVGWVVGHSYIVYAPLIQGCSTVLFEGKPVFTPDAGTFWQLIQKHHVSILFTAPTGIRAIKKEDPEGKKHQRHDTSCLRNVFLAGERCDVSTYEWLKALIGVEVIDHWWQSESGWPMICNPLGYEAVPVKPGSSSLPVCGYDIQILDESGNALPANKEGAVAIKLPLPPGCLPTLWQNNERFQASYLSHYEGYYLAGDGGYKDEDGYIFITGRIDDVINVAGHRLSTSDIEEVVSGHEAVAECAVIGIADPLKGQVPVGFIVLKGGIRIDSETLEKELIRKVRKEVGPVASFKRAGITKRLPKTRSGKILRSTMRAIADGKPYHEPSTIEDPKVLDELKVLMEKEEIGVAYTQEI
- a CDS encoding alpha/beta fold hydrolase; this translates as MMKYFFLLLTFSICLSGSSQEAKWYCDAHPENVEIKWYETALGPQKALFVYPKKVEEPTELVVFIHGDSPFGDPFYQYFVAKNISKITNAITVALLRPGYGDGCGDVSGGTKGLTYGDNYTEEVVNAIGSVIKEVKKEIKATRTTVMGHSGGAALTALLAASQPQLMEQSILAACPCNLDAWRKSMNELTGDAGWLNPMPGLSPLDAISELDQDRSIHLFVGDKDVVAPSFLTQQYYDELKAIGGNVSIKIFDGEDHESIVRKEVLTSIFTIVK
- a CDS encoding glycoside hydrolase family 16 protein; this translates as MNRSAYPKLIALACLLSLAASCSNQEKQKATTPAQKEASIENPKTSAYDPGAEWQLSWADEFDGTELNEDDWNRQIVEAGHFNEEWQRYTNSTNNAYIDEGVLVIKAIHESGTHGLDQYTSARLNTAGKQSWKYGKIAARMKLPYGQGIWPAFWMLGANINENGGDTPWPQCGEIDIFELYGSKNDAEVEGNLHYANANNKHTMMGAKGFELEEGIFADDFHIFELEWTEEKMVWLVDGHAYHSQSITAPELSEFHEPFFILLNVAVGGTYADYPDVTSTFPQMMYVDWVRVYQ
- a CDS encoding DUF6268 family outer membrane beta-barrel protein → MYKNLFIVLVLLATAQLCCGQSTYRPKIAEFGIETLRNYDVKSNSESLGNDSNEVDEDRLIKAKLGIPVLIKDDRLFGLQLKYYQHQFEFDEEDQAANNDLFQHLNSRSFTSAGIRFFYQQNFRDNQQFRIIGGAELQSDVFQWNRNTTKHFISGTYSWKPSETTEFGAGVVVNHVMGITAVYPLFLVNKDISPRWNMNLTLPKSVSMRYNLNDRNFLIATSELRGWRYNLTEAVPTYQRNLMLRRVDLQFSLSWEHEIHDWLWFGLDVGYNKNLQYFVANPGDRARNALIDLRSQDAAYTKLSLFIVPPRKFFK